tgCTTCTATCTATCTTTATGGTCTTCCTTATCAGTAGAATACATACTTTACATATTCATATTGGcttctaaaaaaacccaaacaacaacaacaaaaaggagaACTAACAAAAGCTAACATTTTATACACTTTTTATTCCAAAGATTTTGGAATCAACCTGACAGAGTGGTTtaaaacagctttttttttgtttgtttagttttgttttccttttttctttctgctttgaaCTTTGTATTGCATTATAGCACAGTACTGACTGCAACACTTAATCTGCCAAATTCAGCAGTACCTACCCCAGTAAATTTTCTCTCACAGACTTGCATGGGCCATAACTCTAGCTACAGGATTTGGTTCTAAAAATGGTAATTTCAAATAATGAGTTTATATGGTACATATAAAACCCTTCAAGCAATATAAAGGCAATATATCTAGTAGTGCACGATTGCAATCCCCTTTTGATTGGAATATAGTAATACAAAGGTGTTTCACTAAACTAATCTGCTAATTTGAGTAAAAACTTTGTACACTACACTGATTCCTCTCCAAGGCTATCTCCAGTTCAACAGACTTTCATTCATTGATCAATCATACCATGTGTTCATTTAATCATCAGTAGCATTTGAACCGTGCCTTTCCCACGGAGGCTTTCATAGAGGACTTCTTATCCAGTTCTCCATGGGGAACCCTTCTGTTTGTATATGCACAGCATTTTTGTACAACTCAACAACCTCCACAGGCAAccatctgctcttctgaaatATATTTGAGCCAGAAGCACAGGTTGTTCTTGAAGTGATGAGTCCAGAAATGGAAATGATCTCCACCGCTCCTACAGAGACTGGCTCTTCCTCATACTTCAGTTCAAATACTTTCTAGAAAGAAGTCTCATGAAAGGAGACAGAAAGAATATCTTTTCTTTCTATTCCTTAAAACTGTGCTACTCCCACACTTCCTCTTAGTGTGAAATAGTTCATTTTCTTGGCAGAGTCAAGACTACACAATGCCCCACCAGTCATTAATGAAAACTAAACAGGACTGTTTGTCCACAGTATTCTCCAAGGATGCAATAACACCACACAGCAGTCATTTATATGTTCTAGGTTTCTTCACAGCTGCTTCTTTGATCTTCTTCTAAAATTACACATTGCCTTCTTTGGCAGTTGTATGGAAATGTAAATGGTATTATCCTGACTTTCCAAATCTTCCAATCTATGCCAAGGATGATATTTCTCTTCTGCGAATTACAGAATCAGATATCCTGGCCCATCTTGTTTGTACTTCCTGAATATTTTTCCTGATAGCTACAGTATCTGATTTTTAAAttgatggcttttttttttttttaaagtaaccaCAGTAACTTGTTTTGTCAAGTTccaaatatttattttaaaccAGAATACTGATAAAGAAAATCTTGTATGGTTGTTTGTTGTCTGTATGTTTTACAAGGGTCTCGTCAGATGAGTGAGACTGCACAACTGACTTGTGTCTGTGCAGTTTTACATTACTACACATTTGCCTTTcagtttctctttccttttctgctgcttgctttttttgCCATCAATTTGTAGACTCACAGTCCTGCGTTTCTCTAGGTTTAGCAATTCTTGGAACAACTCCTTCACATTGTGGTTCAGCTTGGCAGATGTCTCCATGAAGGCACATTTCCACTTCTTAGCCATGGCTTCTCCTTCACTGCTGTCCACCTCTCTATTTTGGCTCTCATCATTTTTGTTCCCCACCAGCATTATTGGAATGCTTTCTATGTCTCCTTTAATCTGGCATATTTGTTCATAGATTGGTTTGAGTTCCTCCAAGGACTGTCGGCTGGTGATAGAGTAAACCAAAATGAAAGCATGTCCCTTAGAAATTGACAGACGTTGCATGGCTGGAAACTGATGGCTCCCTGTGGTGTCAGTTATCTGCAAAGTGCATATGCTCTTATCACAGCTGATCACCTGCCGATAGGTGTCTTCAATAGTAGGGATGTAGCTTTCTCTGAAAGTGCCCTTCACAAATCTCAAGACCAAAGAACTTTTGCccactcctccagctccaaacacaacaaccctgTAATCATTGCTTTGCTCAGGCATGTTTGTTGGTATGTCAGTCACTCAGTTAGAGGGAGAAATCTGGGAAAGAAAATGACAAAAACAACAATAGAAACATTAGTACACGTGCATGTGGAGAGAACACCTTGTGACAACGTTCTAAACACGAGAAATTAATTACAGCAATGGTAAGATAGCTGCAATAAGGCTGGTAGTGAGTTAGAGAACTACTTATTGCAGTGCTAAATGAAGGGCTGCAGTCCAGGCTAGTCTGACAACAGAAGACTATCTTCATCAGTTCATGACTTTTTTTATATTAACACTGTTTCAGTACTCCTATTACTGAACCAACATCtccataaaacaaaacaaacaacaaaacgcCACCAAAAACCCAAGCACAAAAATCCAAGGCCAAGACTCTCCTGTCTCTGGAACTCTCTCTAGAACTAGTCTTCTGAAATACACTGGtatacacaagaagggttgtaaggaggagccagaaaactacagacctgtcagcctgacctcagtgccaggcaaggtcatggaacaggtcatcttgagtgccatcacaaagcacctacaggatggccaagggatcaggcccagacagcatgggtttaggaagggcaggtcctgtctcaccaacctgatctccttttttgatcaggttacctgtctggtgaatgtggggaaggctgtggttgtagtctacctggacttcagcaaagcctttgacactgtctgccacaagaagctcctggccaagctggcagctcatggcttggagagattcactctgtgctgggtcaagaactggctggatggcctggcccagagagtggtggtgaatggtgccacatccagt
Above is a window of Pogoniulus pusillus isolate bPogPus1 chromosome Z, bPogPus1.pri, whole genome shotgun sequence DNA encoding:
- the DIRAS2 gene encoding GTP-binding protein Di-Ras2, whose product is MPEQSNDYRVVVFGAGGVGKSSLVLRFVKGTFRESYIPTIEDTYRQVISCDKSICTLQITDTTGSHQFPAMQRLSISKGHAFILVYSITSRQSLEELKPIYEQICQIKGDIESIPIMLVGNKNDESQNREVDSSEGEAMAKKWKCAFMETSAKLNHNVKELFQELLNLEKRRTVSLQIDGKKSKQQKRKEKLKGKCVVM